The genomic interval GGGTCGACGCCGAGCTTGGCGGCCGCGGTCAGGTACGGCTCGGGGTTCGGCTTGCCCAGCGTCACCTCGTCACCGGCGACGATCACGTCGAACGGATCCGGCGGCAGGTGCAGCAGCACGGCGTCGATCATCTGCCGGTACGACGCCGAGACCAGCGCGCACGGCACGTCGTCCTTGCGCAGTGCCAGCAGCAGCTCGAGCGCGCCGGGCTGGAACGTGACGTCCTTGCGCAGCGCCTCGATGACCGCGGAGAACATCCGGTCGGCCAGCTCCTCGGCGGCGATCACGCCCGCGGGGATCCGCGCCATCCAGACCTGGACGGCATCGCGCAGGTCGCTGCCGATCAAGGTCATGCAGTCCTCGATCGTCCAGGTCGCGCCGAGTTCGGCCAGCAGCTCCAGCTGCACCTCCGCCCAGACCTTCTCGGAGTCGACCAACGTCCCGTCCATGTCCCACAGCACCGCTTGCAGGGCCGGCAACTACCGCTCCTCACACGTCGTCGATGGCCGTCTCCATCGATCAGCTCGCCTCCATTCTCTCTGGTCACCCCAGGTCCGGACATTTCGGGTCTCACCGACACGTTCCGCTGGGCGTGAAACCGGGCACATGGCCCGGCCGGAACACGTAGGCTGGCAGTCCGGTTCCGGCGACCCCGCCGGATTTGGCTACACAGACGACAGGGGGCCTGCGAGTGGTTGACCTCGCGAACCTGAGGGACCCGGTCGTGATCGCCGCGTTCGAAGGCTGGAACGACGCGGCCGAGGCGGCCACCGGAGCGGTCGACCATCTCGTCGACGAGTGGGACGCGGAGCTCGTCACGGCGATCGACCCCGAGGACTACTACGACTTCCAGGTGAACCGGCCTCAGGTCGGCCTCGACGAGGACGGCGTCCGGCGGCTGACCTGGCCGACCACCCGGATCTACCTGGCCCGGCCCGACGACACCGGCCGCGACGTGCTGCTGATCCGCGGCATCGAGCCGAACATGCGCTGGCGTGCGTTCTCCCGCGAGCTGCTCGAGATCGTCGACGAGTCCAACGCGCAGATCGTCGTCGTGCTCGGCGCGCTGCTCGCGGACTCGCCGCACACCCGGCCGATCCCGGTCTCCGCGACGTCTTCCGACCCGGAGCTGACCGCGTCGTGGAGCCTGGAGGCGTCCACGTACGAAGGCCCCACCGGCATCACCGGCGTGTTCGCGGATCTGTGCACCACACTCGGCGTCCCGTCGGTCTCGATCTGGTCCGCGATCCCGCACTACATCGCCGGCACGCCCTGCCCGAAGGCCTCGCTCGCGTTGCTCGGCAAGATCGAGGCGCTGCTGGACCTGGCGATCCCCGAGGGCGACCTGCCGGAGCTGTCCCGGGCCTGGCAGCGCGGCGCGGACGAGCTCAGCGAAGAGGACCCCGAGGTCGCGGAGTACGTGCAGTCGCTCGAGGAGCAGCGCGACACCGCCGACCTCCCGGAGGCCACCGGCGAGGCGATCGCGGCGGAGTTCGAGCGCTACCTCAGGCGGCGCAACAAGAACCACCCGAGCGACTAGGGCATTTCGCGCGACGCGGTGGTGATGACGTCGTCGAGGACCGCTCGCGAGGTGGCGAGGTCGGCGATCATCTGGTCGATGCGGTCCCGTTCGGCGGTCAGCTCGATGACCAGCTCGGGCGTGGCCCGCTCGTTCGGGCCGCCGTCCGGGTCCCGCATGCAGGGCAGCAGTTCGGCGATCTTCTTGCTGTGCAGCCCGGCCGCGAACAGCTCCTGGATCAGGATCACCCGGTCGACGGCGCGCTCGGCGTACTCACGCTGGCCGCCGGTCGTCCGCTCCGACACGAGCAGTCCCTGCGCCTCGTAGTACCGCAGCGACCGCACACTGACGCCGGTCCGCTCGGCCAGCTCCCCGATCCGCACAGCGCCTCCCGGACTTGAACCTGACATTGATGTCAGACTTTACCGTCCAGGCATGACGCTCTACGACTACAGCCCACTGCCCGAACGACCCGCCCTCGACTGGCCCGACGGCAAGCGCGTCGCGTTCTACGTCGGCCTGAACATCGAGCACTTCCTGCCGGACGAACCCTCCACGAGCATCTGGCCGCTCGACCTCAAGCCCGATCCGCTGAACCACGGCTGGCGCGAGTACGGCGCCCGCGTCGGCGTCTGGCGCACCATCGACATCCTCGACCGGTACGACGTCCGCGCGAGCGCCCTGGTCAACTCGATGGTTGCCGAGCACAACGCGCAGATCATCAAGGCCGGCGTCGAACGCGACTGGGCCTGGCTCGCCCACGGACAGACCAACT from Kribbella sp. NBC_00709 carries:
- a CDS encoding PAC2 family protein, yielding MVDLANLRDPVVIAAFEGWNDAAEAATGAVDHLVDEWDAELVTAIDPEDYYDFQVNRPQVGLDEDGVRRLTWPTTRIYLARPDDTGRDVLLIRGIEPNMRWRAFSRELLEIVDESNAQIVVVLGALLADSPHTRPIPVSATSSDPELTASWSLEASTYEGPTGITGVFADLCTTLGVPSVSIWSAIPHYIAGTPCPKASLALLGKIEALLDLAIPEGDLPELSRAWQRGADELSEEDPEVAEYVQSLEEQRDTADLPEATGEAIAAEFERYLRRRNKNHPSD
- a CDS encoding MerR family transcriptional regulator — its product is MRIGELAERTGVSVRSLRYYEAQGLLVSERTTGGQREYAERAVDRVILIQELFAAGLHSKKIAELLPCMRDPDGGPNERATPELVIELTAERDRIDQMIADLATSRAVLDDVITTASREMP
- a CDS encoding HAD family hydrolase; amino-acid sequence: MPALQAVLWDMDGTLVDSEKVWAEVQLELLAELGATWTIEDCMTLIGSDLRDAVQVWMARIPAGVIAAEELADRMFSAVIEALRKDVTFQPGALELLLALRKDDVPCALVSASYRQMIDAVLLHLPPDPFDVIVAGDEVTLGKPNPEPYLTAAAKLGVDPANCVVIEDSMTGTQAGTAAGAYVVAVPQWITIPEASRRLVVKSLEPLTPESLRSLLR